The window ACCGGTGGGGTGGGGGAGTCGGCGCGGACGTGGCGGCGACGACGCGGCCGAGCGTCTCCCCGCCGACGCCGCCCAGGGAGCCGGAGCTGTTCCCACCCGCGGGCAAGGCGTTCATCGGCGTCATGACGCACGAGGGACCGTACAACTTCAAGGCGGTGGACGAGTTCACCAAGGCCGCGAAGCGCCAGCCGCAGGTGATGCTCTTCAGTGCGGACTGGGCCTCCGGCAGGTTCGACCGGTCGCTGTTCGACCGGATCAGCGACCGCGGCATGATGCCGATGCTGGCCTGGGAGCCGTGGGACTACCGGATCGACGAGAAGGCCCGCAAGCAGGGCCTGCGGTTGCGGGAGATCGACGAGATCCGGTCCGACCAGCCGACGTACCGGTTGGCCCGGATAGCCTCCGGTGACCTCGACGACTACGTGCTCTCCTGGGCGGAGGGGATCAAGTCCCTCGGTTACCCGGTCGCCCTCCGGTTCGGACACGAGATGAACGGCGACTGGTACCCGTGGTCGGAGGCGACCAACGGCAACCGGGCGGGCGACTACGTCAAGGCCTGGCGGCACGTGCACGACCTGTTCCGTACGGCCGGGGCCACCAACGTGACCTGGGTGTGGAGTCCGAACGTGCAGTGGGACGAGTCGACGCCCCCGCTCGAGTCGCTCTATCCGGGCGACGCCTACGTGGACTGGCTGGGACTCTCGGGCTACTACGGCACCGGCTACTTCTCCGACTACCGGAACTTCGACGAGATCTTCGGGGACACCATCGAGGAGTTGCGCACCTTCAGCGAGCGGCCACTGGTCATCACCGAGACGGCGGCCGCCGACGACAACGGTCGCAAGGTCGAATGGATCAAGGAGACGTTCCGGCTGCTGCCGAAGCACAGGGACATCATCGGGGTCATCTGGTTCGAGGTGGACAAGGAGCTGGACTGGCGGATCGTCAGTTCGCGGGCGTCGGCCACGGCGTTCGCCCAGGCCGTTGCCGCCCCACGGTACGACCTGCGCTGGTCACCCGAGATGGTCCCGCGCGGCGAGGTCGACGACTGACGCCCCACGCACACTCCTCCGTACGGGGTGGGTCAAGATGGCGCCATGACCATCCCGATCGACCATCCGCGGGTTCACGGGTACGACCGGACCATCGTCATCGTCCGAGGCGACGCGCTCCCGTCCGAGCTCCTTCCGGCCAG of the Micromonospora sp. NBC_01796 genome contains:
- a CDS encoding glycoside hydrolase family 26 protein, yielding MLRLTLPRVLVALVAVLLLTYAFAVAPRTADRWGGGVGADVAATTRPSVSPPTPPREPELFPPAGKAFIGVMTHEGPYNFKAVDEFTKAAKRQPQVMLFSADWASGRFDRSLFDRISDRGMMPMLAWEPWDYRIDEKARKQGLRLREIDEIRSDQPTYRLARIASGDLDDYVLSWAEGIKSLGYPVALRFGHEMNGDWYPWSEATNGNRAGDYVKAWRHVHDLFRTAGATNVTWVWSPNVQWDESTPPLESLYPGDAYVDWLGLSGYYGTGYFSDYRNFDEIFGDTIEELRTFSERPLVITETAAADDNGRKVEWIKETFRLLPKHRDIIGVIWFEVDKELDWRIVSSRASATAFAQAVAAPRYDLRWSPEMVPRGEVDD